A stretch of Rhodoferax potami DNA encodes these proteins:
- a CDS encoding ATP-binding protein, protein MSDALERFFARAELFMQRVEASLPHSLTAPDWNASIAFRYRRRSGGQGVISPVQHVGAMSLDSLREIDDQKEKIQRNTAQFVRGGLANNVLLTGARGTGKSSLIRACLQTYAPSGLRLIEVDKADLIDLQDIIELIAARPEKFIIFCDDLSFDDGEPGYKALKSVLDGSVAASTPNVLIYATSNRRHLLPEYMSDNLSYKHTEDGEVHPGEGVEEKISLSERFGLWVSFYPFSQDEYLSIVNQWLTALGFDSAAIEAARSEALLWALERGARSGRVAYQFARDYSGRAAS, encoded by the coding sequence ATGTCTGATGCACTAGAGCGCTTCTTCGCGCGGGCTGAACTGTTCATGCAGCGTGTGGAGGCCTCACTTCCGCACTCATTGACAGCGCCAGATTGGAATGCGTCGATCGCCTTCCGGTATCGTCGCCGGTCCGGCGGCCAGGGTGTTATCTCCCCGGTGCAGCATGTGGGTGCCATGTCATTGGACTCACTGCGCGAGATTGACGACCAAAAGGAAAAAATCCAACGCAATACAGCGCAGTTTGTGCGCGGTGGCTTGGCAAACAATGTCTTGTTAACCGGTGCCCGCGGTACCGGAAAGTCATCTCTTATTCGGGCATGCCTTCAGACCTACGCACCTTCAGGCTTGCGCCTCATCGAGGTGGACAAGGCAGACCTGATAGATCTCCAAGACATCATCGAACTGATTGCGGCAAGGCCGGAAAAATTCATCATCTTTTGTGATGATTTGAGCTTTGATGATGGCGAGCCAGGCTACAAAGCATTGAAGTCGGTGCTGGACGGATCCGTTGCAGCCTCCACCCCGAATGTGTTGATCTATGCGACCAGTAATCGGCGGCATCTTTTGCCCGAATACATGTCCGACAACCTGAGCTACAAGCACACCGAAGATGGGGAAGTGCATCCCGGCGAAGGGGTAGAGGAGAAAATCTCCTTGTCTGAGCGCTTTGGTCTGTGGGTAAGCTTTTACCCATTCAGCCAAGATGAGTATCTATCGATCGTCAACCAGTGGTTGACCGCCTTGGGTTTCGATTCAGCAGCCATTGAGGCTGCCCGCTCTGAGGCCCTCTTGTGGGCACTCGAGCGCGGAGCGCGGAGCGGCCGTGTCGCCTATCAGTTTGCACGCGATTATTCGGGGCGGGCCGCATCTTGA
- the zapD gene encoding cell division protein ZapD, with the protein MILYEYPFNERIRTYLRLEHLFLRLAELMGRPDPLDHHFALTTIFEVMDVGARADLKSDVLKDLDKQKQVLNGYRGNPAISEAALDKIVNQLDQCFTDLNALAGKSGQSLTENDWLMSIRSRVGIPGGTCEFDLPAYYAWQHRDATARQQDLQRWASTLAPLAASIHLLLKMLRDSGAPQKVMAVAGQFQQNLPQGRTFQLLRLAVDPALQVIPEISGNRLMVSIRFMRHEADDRLHSSAQDTGFELTLCS; encoded by the coding sequence GTGATCCTTTACGAATACCCCTTCAACGAACGCATCCGCACGTATTTGCGGCTGGAACACTTGTTTCTGCGTCTAGCCGAGTTGATGGGGCGACCTGATCCCCTAGACCACCACTTCGCGTTGACCACCATTTTTGAGGTCATGGACGTGGGTGCACGCGCTGACCTGAAGTCGGATGTACTGAAGGACTTGGACAAGCAAAAGCAGGTGTTGAATGGCTACCGGGGCAACCCCGCGATCTCCGAGGCGGCACTCGACAAAATTGTGAACCAACTCGACCAGTGCTTTACCGACTTGAATGCACTGGCCGGCAAGTCGGGCCAATCGCTCACCGAGAACGACTGGCTAATGAGTATCCGTAGCCGTGTGGGTATCCCGGGAGGCACCTGCGAGTTTGATTTGCCCGCCTACTATGCATGGCAGCACCGTGATGCGACTGCACGACAGCAAGATTTGCAGCGCTGGGCCTCGACACTAGCGCCTTTGGCAGCCTCGATTCACCTGCTCTTGAAGATGCTGCGTGACTCGGGTGCCCCGCAGAAGGTGATGGCGGTCGCTGGGCAATTCCAGCAAAATCTGCCCCAGGGCCGCACTTTCCAACTGCTACGCTTGGCGGTGGACCCTGCCCTACAGGTGATCCCTGAGATCAGCGGTAACCGGCTGATGGTATCTATCCGCTTTATGCGACACGAAGCCGACGACCGGCTGCACTCCAGTGCGCAAGATACGGGCTTTGAACTGACCTTGTGCTCTTGA
- the istA gene encoding IS21 family transposase codes for MITNEEYMELKVLRKHRLSLREISAQTGMAVNTVRKYLEGGPPAMKKLPERKSKLDPFKDYLAGRIQAAKPDWIPATVLQREIAAQGYTGSVRILQEYLKELRPQARPDPVVRFETQPGEQMQMDWIEFRKSGHKDGMLAAFVATLGHSRATFAEFVTDMKLETLLACHVRAFESFGGVTREVLYDNMKTVILKRDAYGKNLHQFQGAFADFAHHHGFVPRVCKPYRAKTKGKVERMNGYIRRSFWVPLVASMKQQCLVVDADTANREMRTWLRDVANVRIHGTTGCVPALALQQERTHLLAIPSAYSGRTVRQLQKVTGSGAAVRPIPAAAWRGLQHPLAMYDTLVHNQASAGGRP; via the coding sequence ATGATTACGAACGAGGAGTACATGGAACTCAAGGTTTTAAGGAAGCACAGGCTGAGCTTGCGCGAGATATCGGCGCAAACTGGAATGGCAGTCAACACGGTGCGTAAGTATTTGGAGGGCGGTCCGCCGGCCATGAAGAAACTGCCGGAACGTAAAAGCAAGCTCGATCCATTCAAGGACTACTTGGCTGGACGTATTCAGGCGGCCAAGCCTGATTGGATTCCCGCAACGGTGCTGCAGCGTGAGATTGCCGCACAGGGGTATACGGGCTCCGTGCGCATCCTGCAGGAGTACCTCAAGGAGTTGCGTCCACAGGCGCGCCCGGATCCGGTTGTGCGGTTCGAGACCCAGCCCGGTGAGCAAATGCAGATGGACTGGATCGAGTTCCGCAAGTCTGGGCATAAAGACGGCATGTTGGCGGCGTTTGTGGCAACGCTTGGCCACAGCCGGGCGACCTTCGCGGAGTTTGTCACAGACATGAAGCTGGAGACACTACTGGCGTGCCATGTCAGGGCGTTCGAGAGCTTTGGTGGAGTCACCCGTGAAGTGCTGTACGACAACATGAAGACCGTCATCCTCAAGCGTGACGCCTACGGCAAGAACCTGCACCAGTTCCAGGGTGCCTTTGCTGACTTTGCGCACCACCATGGCTTTGTGCCGCGGGTGTGCAAGCCCTATCGGGCCAAGACCAAGGGCAAAGTCGAACGCATGAATGGCTACATCCGGCGCAGCTTCTGGGTGCCATTGGTGGCGAGTATGAAGCAGCAATGCTTGGTGGTGGACGCGGACACAGCCAATCGGGAAATGCGCACCTGGCTGCGTGACGTTGCCAATGTGCGGATCCACGGAACCACTGGGTGTGTGCCGGCACTGGCTTTGCAACAGGAGCGCACACATCTGCTGGCCATCCCCAGCGCCTACAGTGGGCGAACAGTGCGTCAATTGCAAAAAGTCACCGGTAGCGGCGCAGCAGTCCGGCCAATTCCAGCCGCGGCATGGCGAGGCCTGCAGCATCCTCTGGCGATGTATGACACGCTGGTGCACAACCAAGCCTCAGCAGGAGGACGACCATGA
- the istB gene encoding IS21-like element helper ATPase IstB, which yields MSLQMERLRELCDQLRLLNLPDQLAHLGQMAAKKELGYLEFLEQALRGEALARVERTRAMLTRIAGFPAIKTLDEFDFQFASGVPKPLVQELGSLAFVERSENVVLLGASGVGKTHLAIALGYRATQAGIKTRFITAADLLMTLSTALRQNTLEEAIKRIVRPYRLLIIDEVGYLPMNREQANLLFQVIAKRYEVGSLILTSNLPFGQWDQTFADDATLTAALLDRLLHHAHVVPISGDSYRLKDKRRAGVIAASSNTLLKRKRSHLDTQEEQAA from the coding sequence ATGAGCCTGCAAATGGAAAGACTGCGTGAACTGTGTGATCAGCTGCGCCTGCTCAACTTACCCGATCAGCTTGCCCACTTGGGGCAAATGGCGGCCAAGAAAGAGCTGGGGTACCTGGAGTTCCTGGAGCAAGCCTTGCGTGGCGAGGCTCTAGCCAGAGTGGAGAGAACACGCGCCATGCTCACGCGCATAGCGGGCTTCCCCGCCATCAAGACGCTTGATGAGTTTGACTTCCAGTTTGCCAGCGGCGTGCCCAAACCCCTGGTACAGGAGCTTGGCAGTCTGGCCTTCGTGGAGCGCAGCGAGAACGTGGTCTTGCTGGGCGCCAGTGGGGTGGGCAAAACCCACTTGGCCATCGCCTTGGGCTACAGGGCAACCCAGGCTGGAATCAAGACGCGTTTCATCACGGCGGCAGATCTGCTGATGACACTGAGCACGGCACTACGGCAGAACACCCTGGAAGAGGCTATCAAACGCATCGTGCGTCCCTACCGGCTGTTGATCATTGACGAGGTCGGGTACCTTCCCATGAATCGGGAACAGGCGAATCTTCTGTTCCAAGTCATTGCCAAACGCTATGAAGTGGGAAGTCTCATCCTGACCTCCAATCTGCCGTTTGGGCAATGGGACCAGACGTTTGCAGACGATGCCACGCTGACAGCGGCGCTACTTGACCGACTGCTCCACCACGCCCATGTGGTCCCGATTTCAGGAGACTCCTATCGCCTGAAAGATAAGCGGCGTGCCGGTGTGATTGCCGCCAGCAGCAATACCCTACTCAAACGAAAACGCAGTCACCTTGATACACAGGAGGAACAGGCAGCCTAA
- a CDS encoding prepilin peptidase, protein MSTGLQWLDVGVLGLLGLLIGSFLNVVVHRLPKMMEQQWAAEYAEMAGKEPPAQAPFNLMVPRSRCPHCGHLIAWYENIPVVSYVALRGRCAECKKPISVRYPLVELVTGGLFGFCAWQWGLSVTALVWCVFCAALVSLAMIDWDTTLLPDDITLPLVWLGLVASALGWTAVPLHTALWGAIAGYLSLWSIYWLFKLVTGKEGMGYGDFKLFAALGAWFGWPVLIPMILLASVIGALVGIAMKFTSGLREGGYVPFGPFLAGAGFAALIIGPDTLRQMANL, encoded by the coding sequence ATGAGCACCGGTTTGCAATGGTTGGACGTGGGTGTATTGGGTTTGCTGGGGCTACTGATCGGCAGCTTCTTGAATGTGGTGGTCCACAGGCTGCCCAAGATGATGGAACAACAATGGGCTGCGGAATATGCCGAGATGGCAGGCAAAGAGCCGCCTGCACAAGCCCCGTTTAACTTGATGGTGCCACGGTCGCGCTGCCCGCACTGCGGCCACCTGATCGCTTGGTACGAAAACATCCCGGTCGTCAGTTATGTGGCTTTGCGCGGCCGTTGCGCTGAATGCAAAAAGCCGATCAGCGTGCGCTACCCGCTTGTTGAGCTGGTGACTGGCGGACTCTTTGGGTTCTGCGCATGGCAATGGGGCTTGTCTGTTACAGCCTTGGTTTGGTGTGTCTTTTGCGCAGCGCTGGTGAGTTTGGCGATGATTGACTGGGACACCACCCTGCTGCCGGATGACATTACGCTGCCCTTGGTATGGCTCGGCTTGGTGGCCTCCGCCCTGGGGTGGACCGCGGTACCCTTGCATACCGCCCTGTGGGGTGCGATTGCGGGGTATTTATCGTTATGGTCGATTTACTGGCTGTTCAAGTTGGTGACTGGCAAGGAAGGCATGGGCTATGGTGACTTCAAGCTGTTTGCCGCGCTGGGTGCATGGTTTGGCTGGCCGGTGTTGATCCCCATGATCTTGTTGGCGTCCGTAATAGGTGCGCTCGTGGGTATTGCGATGAAGTTCACCAGCGGTTTGCGGGAAGGGGGCTATGTGCCCTTTGGGCCATTTCTGGCGGGCGCGGGCTTTGCCGCGTTAATCATCGGGCCTGACACCTTGCGCCAGATGGCCAACTTGTAA
- a CDS encoding NUDIX domain-containing protein gives MTASTPLVADPQAQRTGSSDRPAVDVAVGVLVRPDGAFLLTSRPQGKPYAGYWEFPGGKVEAGETIEQALRRELIEEIGIHIGPALPWRVEMVDYPHALVRLHFCKVFEWSGELEMRESQSFAWQQLPVAVEPVLPGTIPVLDWFAAERNHTGATVSGATSADSAPVIG, from the coding sequence TTGACGGCATCCACCCCATTGGTCGCTGATCCTCAAGCCCAGCGTACGGGCAGTTCAGACCGTCCTGCTGTGGACGTTGCCGTGGGCGTGTTGGTTCGCCCGGATGGTGCGTTTTTGTTGACATCCAGGCCCCAAGGCAAGCCCTACGCAGGCTATTGGGAGTTCCCCGGCGGCAAGGTCGAAGCGGGTGAAACCATTGAGCAGGCACTGCGTCGTGAGCTCATAGAAGAAATCGGCATTCACATTGGCCCCGCCTTACCTTGGCGGGTTGAAATGGTCGACTACCCACACGCGCTGGTGCGTCTGCACTTTTGCAAAGTCTTTGAGTGGAGTGGCGAGCTGGAAATGCGCGAGTCCCAGAGCTTTGCGTGGCAACAGCTTCCAGTAGCGGTAGAGCCTGTCTTACCGGGTACCATCCCGGTGCTTGACTGGTTTGCCGCAGAGCGCAATCACACGGGTGCTACTGTTTCAGGAGCTACCAGCGCAGATTCTGCGCCGGTGATTGGCTGA
- a CDS encoding DNA gyrase inhibitor YacG, producing the protein MFILRVTLEKLVRCPACGGDSVYGPRNLFRPFCSERCKNLDLGAWASESFRVPTEAPPDEAPFGDPKLQ; encoded by the coding sequence ATTTTCATACTGCGCGTGACATTGGAAAAGCTGGTGCGCTGCCCCGCGTGTGGTGGCGATAGCGTTTACGGACCGCGCAATCTGTTTCGCCCTTTTTGCAGCGAGCGTTGCAAGAACTTGGACTTGGGTGCTTGGGCGAGCGAGTCGTTCAGAGTGCCCACGGAGGCACCACCCGACGAGGCGCCATTCGGCGACCCGAAACTACAGTAA
- the coaE gene encoding dephospho-CoA kinase (Dephospho-CoA kinase (CoaE) performs the final step in coenzyme A biosynthesis.) — protein MRVGLTGGIGSGKSTVAAFLGQCGAAVVDADAISRAATATGGSAIASISAAFGTDMIDATGALDRVKMRAKVFQDIEARKLLESIIHPLVGAAIETATREAQTGGARCVVLDIPLLVESAHWRKRLDKVLVVDCSNETQIRRVVQRNALQAREVQAVIDSQAPRLTRLAASDCVIFNEDLSLLQLEAVTRQMGAKFGL, from the coding sequence ATGCGGGTCGGGCTCACAGGTGGTATCGGCAGCGGGAAGAGCACGGTTGCCGCTTTCTTGGGGCAGTGCGGTGCAGCAGTCGTGGATGCCGACGCGATTTCGCGTGCGGCAACTGCCACGGGTGGAAGCGCCATTGCCTCCATCAGCGCCGCATTCGGAACGGACATGATCGATGCCACGGGTGCACTAGACCGGGTAAAAATGCGGGCAAAGGTGTTCCAAGATATTGAGGCCCGCAAGCTGCTGGAGTCCATCATTCACCCACTGGTCGGCGCCGCTATTGAGACTGCCACCCGGGAGGCTCAGACCGGTGGTGCGCGATGTGTGGTGCTGGACATTCCCCTGTTGGTCGAGTCTGCGCATTGGCGGAAGCGGCTCGATAAGGTGCTCGTGGTGGACTGCTCTAACGAGACGCAGATCCGCAGGGTCGTGCAGAGAAACGCACTTCAAGCCCGCGAAGTGCAGGCTGTCATCGATAGCCAAGCCCCACGCCTCACCAGGCTTGCGGCTTCCGACTGTGTGATCTTTAACGAGGACCTGTCTTTGCTGCAACTTGAAGCGGTGACGAGGCAAATGGGCGCAAAGTTCGGGCTATGA